The DNA segment AATGAATTTAATTAATAAGAAGCAATTTGTTTTTCTAGGAGCGATTTCTTGCTTATTACTATCTTTTTCACTACCTATCAAAGCCGATGTTGGCGATCCCAATGGAATAAATAATCAACCGGAGACAGGCTGGAGTTTGTGGCAGCGTTGGCCAAAAATCAATGATGTCGATTTCGAGATCGGTCTTTCCAATATGGACTTAGGCGGGATGATGGATTTTGAGAATGCTTGTTTTGGCGAAGTTGGCACTGACAATACAGAGAAGAAAAAGGCAGAAACTTATTGGTTTAGAGTTAATGATAATATCGATCGATATGGAATGGGAGAAGTAAAAGTAGGCTGTTGGGAAAATGACCAATTTAAACACACTATTACAGTGACGGCAATTAAAAAATACTTGTCTTGGGAAGATGTTTACTGCCGACGAGTGCAAACACGCGATCGAAATGGTTTAGTCATTCGTTCTCAACCTAATATTAACGCTCGTTCTCTCAGACGTTTGAGAAACGGACAAACAGTAGAAATTTCTAATGTTCCACCTAACATTACTACTGAGAATAACCGGAATTGGGTTGAAGTGAGAACTCCTGTAGAAGGTTGGATTTCTAATGGAATGGTGGGTGGTGAAGAAAATCTGAAATTTTGTAGGCAGCGTTAAGTTTATAGTGAGGATAGAAACCAGATTTCTTGAAGAAATCTGGTTTCTGAGTGTCTTAACAAATACGCGGTAATTGTTCACCACTCAACATATCAATAATGCGGGTAGCACCAATTTTACTCTGCATCGTAACAAGACTGCTATTATCTTCTGTAACTCTGCCAATAACTGCCGCTTCACTTCCTAAAGGATGGGAACGCATTACTGTTAAAGCTTTCTCAATATATGAAGCAGGAACAAACGCAATAAATCGTCCTTCATTGGCTACGTAAAGCGGATCGAAACCGAGAATTTCGCACGCACCTTGCACGTCTTCTCGCACGGGAATCGCGCTTTCATTTATGGAAATACCAATATTTCTCGCTAAAGCAATTTCATTTAAAGTGCTGGCTAAACCACCGCGAGTTAAATCGCGCATACAGTGAATTTCTACCCCAGATTCAATTAGTTTCATCACTAAATCTGCTAAGGGTGCAGAATCACTTTCAATGGTAGTTTCAAATTCCAATCCTTCTCTCACTGCCATGATAGCAATGCCGTGACGACCGATATCGCCGTTCAATATCAAGACATCGCCAGGTTGAACAGACTGAGGAGAAATTGTTTGAGAATGTTCGATAATACCGATACCGGCAGTATTAATAAAAATGCCGTCTCCCTTACCTTTATCAACTACTTTCGTATCACCCGTGATAATTTGCACGTTGGCTATTTTTGCGGCTTGCTGCATCGATCGAACGACTTGCCAAAGGGTTTCCATCGGCAGTCCTTCTTCTAAAATAAAGCCAACGCTAAGATAAAGGGGATTAGCACCAGCCATTGCTAAATCGTTAACTGTTCCGTGAATTGCTAAAGAACCGATATCACCACCGGGAAAAAACAAGGGACGGACAACATAAGAATCCGTGGTAAAAGCAATTTTATTGGCGCTGAGAGTCAGCGCTGCTGCGTCGTGCTGTATATTTTTAGGCGTACCAAACGTAGATACAAACATTTTTTCGATTAGCTGGTGCATTAATTTACCACCGCCACCATGCGCCAGCAAAATGTTGGGATATTGCTGAATCGGTATCGGACAATTCAAACTGAATTCTGTATCTTTTTCCATTTAAACAAATGACCAATGACCAATGACTAATGACAAATTACTACTTTTTCCCTACAATAGTGTAAATCATCGTGTCTTGTTTGCGTCCTCTGAGTTGAATGGTTGTTACTTGTTGACCGTGATAGCGATCGCTAACATAATCAAAAGTTTCATTGGTGAGTAAAATCTTATAAGGTTTGTCAGCCGTCAACTCTTTATTCATTGCTTCCAAACGAGCGGCAATATTAACGGTATCTCCTAAAACCGAGTAATTGAGCCGTCGAGAACCCCCAACGCTTCCGGCAATCAGCAATCCCGTGTGAATGCCGATCCCAAACTGAATTTCCGGCTTACCTGCCGCTTTTAAGCGCTGATTTAGCTGTTTGAGGCGTTCGTGCATGGCGAGACTAGCTGCGATCGCATTCATGGCATCCTGCTGAATTTCCTCTGGTTTAGTGCGCGGAAAAGGTACGCCGAACACTGCCATAATCGCATCGCCAATATATTTATCAACTACCCCACCATGATCCATAATACAGTTAGTCATGGTATCCAAATATTGATTCAGCCAGCCTAGTAAATGTCTCGGTTGCAATTGCTCGGAAATAGTAGTAAAACTGCGAATATCCATAAAAAGAACCGTAGCGATCAGTTCTTGCGCTTGCAGTTTTCCATCTTCAATAATTTCTTCTTTCCGCTCCCAAATTAAGCTAGCTGTTTCCGGAGCAACGTGCTTTTCAAACAAGCTCATTAATTGTTGTTTTTCATATTGTTCTCGCAGTTGTACGCCAACACCAGCTAACATAATAGTGCCAATTGGTGCAGCAATCGGAATCCACCATTGATAAAACGTGAAAGCCCCTACTGCGATCGCCAACCAAGCAATAGGTAACAAAAGAATAATCGCTATTCTGCCTTGTAAATCTCGCTTAAATAGCAGCCAAGTTGCCGTCGATCCAAGCAAAATAATTATGCCTATTTCCCCACCGATCGGCAGTTTTTGTAGTAATCTTTGATTCAATAAATTATCAATTACTGCTGCATGAAAATAAACGCCGGAAGTAGGTGGCTCTATATTGTAAGGTGTTTGCAGGGGATCTTGCAAAGCAGTAGCAGTAAAGCCAACTAAAATAAATTTTCCTGCCAGATCGTTGGGATTAATTTTACCTTCTGCCACAGCTACAAAAGAATATGTTTTGGGAGATGTTTGTTGCGGATCGGTAGAGGAAACTTTTACTTTACCAGGCCAATTTATCCAGACATTTTGCAAAGGTTCGGTTTTGATTGGCTGGGGTAAATTAACTGGATTATTGGGATGATATAGGTTATAAACCTCTATCATCGCTAAGCCAAGCCCACCAATTGAATCCGCTGGGCCATTTACCCAAATCGGTGCTTTTCTAGTGATACCATCCCGGTCAACTTGACGGGAAATCTGACCTTGATTGGTGGCAACTTCGCTTAATTGGGGTACGGGAACGAGAGCATTTCCTTTATCATCCCAAGCTCTTGGTAAAACGACAGTACCGTTTTCTTCGATTGCTTTGGCAAATTCGGCATCTTCAGGACTGGGATCGACAAATTTAATATCAAAACCAATCGCAGCCGGGTTAGATTTGGTTAAAACTTCCAAAAAGGGAATATAGAGATCGCGCTGCCAAGGAAATTGACCGTACTTATTTAAACTCGCTTCATCGATCGCAATTACCGCAATTCTCCTATCCCAATCTTGTTGAGGCAAAAGACCGAATTCGCGAATTTTAAATAAAGCATTGTAACCCACTCTTTCCAAGGGTTCCCAACCGCCCAAATACCACATTCCCAAAGAAAACAGCGTCGCTACTGTTCCCGTCACCCAAGGAGAGCGATCCCAAAAGTAGCGCTTCAACGGCCAAATCAAGCTTTTAGCTGCCATGAAAAACCAAAAATTGCTAATAGGTCATTCGATTTTAGATTTGGGATTTTAGATTTTGATATCTATTCACTTTCACTTTAATACCCTGACCTAATCTTTCCCGCTGCGCCTCAAGCCTTCTGCCTCGTTATTTAATTGCCGCCCGGTGCGATCAATTCATACAGTTGTTCTTCTCCAAACGGGTTACGAACTATTAACCTCAGACGACCATCAGCGGGAAGTGACACTACAGTATTAAACTGACCAAAAGTGTCAAGATCTAAAATTTGTTCGTCCAAGGAAACCGAATTGATCGGATTCACTACACCGCTTACCCGCACTTTCCCGGTATCTGGCGCGGGTAACAGTTCTAAGCTGACCCGTAAATTAGCATTTGTCAAGGCAGGGGGTGTGGGAGAATTACCAGGAACGATCGTAGAAGAATAGCCGCTTCTCACTTCTTGAGTTTGGTTTTGAGCGCTGACGGCTACTGCACCATCTAACGTACTGATTCGCGTTTCGCCGTTCGGTAAAACGATCACGATAAATTCCGTACCCCGCACTCCAGCTACACCCGTCGGTGTTTGAATGGAAAAATTGGATCGCGGATTGTTAAACGATCGCACTTTCGCACGTACCCTACCCCTATTCATGGCAAGCTGGGTATTAGTTGCTCCATTGCGAGAGGTATTGAGATTTTTTACTCGCAAATCGGTATTTTCGGAAAGTTGAGTGCTACCAATCCCTCTATCTACTGCCAGGGTAGCCCTAGAACCGCTACCAGTTCTGATCCCCTCACCCGACTTAGTTAAGCGATCGCCTACTTTTGCACGGCGTTCTTGCGCTTTCAAACCAGGTTGATATTCGTAAAATACCTCACCGCTCATCTCCGTAACTACCAGATAAGGCTGTTGGCTCTGCCCCGATCGCGGACTTTGGCTGGGCGCTCCTCCCGCCCAAACCGGTATCGCAGTAACGATTAAAATACCTGCAATTAGCAATAAGCTCAGGATTTTGCGTCTAGGTGTCCTGAATAAATGAGTGAGTGTGTTCATGTTAAAAAGTTACAGTTATTTTCTACCCGAATCACTCTTTATAGTTCCATACAAGATGCACCGTTCAGGAAATTGTCTCACGAAACAAGCTTTTGCGGTCTTAAATTGATAAGCAAAACTAATTAAGTAATTAAATCGATCGGAGGGAAAAACCCCACTACTCACTCTGCACTAATAACTTAGTTTAAAAACTTTTTCTTGTTTTACCTTTCTAAATCGATCGCGCTACACTCTCTGGTGTATGCGTAATTCTTTACCCTTTGCGCTTCCTCAAGCGATCGAGCAACATCCTCTGACTGTAACGCCTGATACACCTGCTACCCAGGCCATCGCCCTGATGAGTCAGACAAAATCCAGCTGCGTTTTAATCGTTGCTCCCCAGCAGGGTGAAGGGAAAGTTTTTGGCAAGCTGTTGGGGATTTTCACCGAGCGGGATGTCGTGCGAGTCACGGCAGCCAATTTACCTTTAGAGCAGATGGCGATCGGCGAAGTCATGACCAAACAACCTTTTAGCATCATCGAACCCCAAACCCACGATACTTTAAACCTGCTCAAACTATTTCGCAAACACCTATTTCGCCATCTGCCGATTGTAGACGACCAAGGTAATCTGGTCGGTTCGATCAGCCACCAAAGTATTCGAGAAGTATTAAAACCCGCTGATTGGATGCGATTGAGAAGAGTTTCGGAAGTAATGACCGCAGAAGTAATTCACGCTTCCTTAAGTGCATCCGTCTTGGAAATAACTCAAAAAATGGCTCAAAAGCGCGTGAGTTGCATAGTGATCGCAAAAGAGCCACAGACCGCTCCTCAAACCGCCAACAACAGCGAAGAATTTCCCCTCGCTTCTTTAATACCGGTAGGAATTATCACAGAGCGGGATATCGTACAATTTCGAGCCTTGGGATTAGATTTACAGCACACGAAAGCCGAAATGGTAATGAGTAGTCCCCTCTTACCGATTCGCCCCACGGATTCTTTGATCGTCGCTCACGAATTAATGCGAAAGCACCGCATTCGGCGGTTGGTAGTTTTGGAAGAAGGGGAAAAACTGCTGGGATTGATCACCCAAACTAGTTTGCTGCAAGCACTCGATCCGATCGAAGTCGATGCTTCGATCGCGGCTTTGCAACGGGTAATCGAAGAAAGAACCACAGAACTAGTACAAACGAATCAACGATTGGAAATTGAAATTCAAGAACGCCAGCAAACAGAATCGGCATTACGTTTATCAGAAGCTCGTTTGGCCGGAATTCTCAATATCGCTGACGATGGCATTATTTCGATCGACGAACAAATGCAAGTCGAACTTTTCAATCAAGGTGCAGAAAAAATGTTCGGCTACAGTGCGGCGGAAGTTTTACAGCAACCGATCGATATGCTCTTACCTTCTGGCTTCACGAAAGCCCATCGCCAGCATATCGTCAGTTTATGCGAATCTGCCGATCGCACCAAAAACGAGGCAGGGCGTCCGATCGTTTGGCTGCGTCGCAAAGATCGTCGCGAATTCCCCGCCGAAGCTTCCATTTCCAAGTTAGTTGTCAAAGATGAAAAGGTTTGGACGATTATCCTGCGGGATATCACCAATCGAGTACAAGCGGAAGAAGCGCTGCGCCATCAGATGTCACGGGAAAGATTGATGGCCAAAATAGCCCTCCGCATTCGCCAATCTTTAGATATAGATACTATTCTCAATACCACAGTTGCAGAAGTACGCCAGTTTCTAGCTTGCGATCGGGTGATCGTTTATCGCTTTCAGCCTGACTGGAGTGGAGTAGTAGCAGTAGAATCCGTTGGCCCTGGCTGGGTTCCCATCTTGGGAACGGTAGTTCAAGACCTCTGCTTTAAGGAAAATTATTTAGAACGTTACGAACGAGGACGCACCGAAGCGATCGAAGATATTTATACTTCCAACATCAATCAATGCCGGATCGATTTATTATCTCCCTTCCAAGTTAGAGCCAATTTAGTAGTTCCCATTCTCAAAGAAAATAGAACTACATCAGAACAACTGAAAGTAGGATTAAGCGACAATTCCGGAACGGGTTTATCCAATACATTAAATTCCTCCTCATTGCTAACACCCGCTCAATCAACTTCTCCCCTTTGGGGACTGCTGGGCGCTCATCAATGTTCGCGAGCAAGACGGTGGCAAGATTGGGAAATCGATCTGCTCAAGCAATTGGCAACACAAGTTGCGATCGCCATCCAACAAGGAGAACTATATCAACAATTATTAGCCGCCAACCAGCAACTAGTTCAACTAGCATCTTTAGACGGATTAACCCAACTAGCCAACCGTCGCCGCTTTGACGAATACCTCAATTCAGAGTGGCGACGCTTGCTCAGAGAAAAGCAACCGATCTCCCTCATTCTCTGCGATGTAGACTTTTTCAAAGCTTACAACGATGCCTACGGACACTTAGCAGGAGACTTTTGTTTACAGCAAGTCGCTAACGGCATTCGCCAAGCCGTCAAACGCCCAGCTGATTTAGTCGCCCGTTATGGCGGTGAAGAATTCGCCGTCATTCTGCCCAATACTCCCTTCGCAGGTGCAATTCACGTAGCCGAGCAAATCCGCTCCCAAATCACAGACCTGAGAATCAACCATCCTCAATCTCTAGTCAGCCAATATATCACCCTCAGTTTGGGCGTCGCCACCACCATTCCAGAAGACTATCAATCCTCTCCCGATCGACTGATCGGTGTCGCCGATCGATCTCTCTATCAAGCAAAAGCACGAGGACGCAATACCTACGCAGCAGAAAATTTCTAAAAGAAGGGAAAGGACGAAGCAGATCTTGAAACGGTTGAGTGGGCGCGAAAGACGGTTTCAAGCTTGGCTTAATCATACAATCAGCTACCGTTTAGTTAATCAAGCGAGAAGCAACAAACAAGTTATTGCACTAGAAGATTTAACTGGCATACGAGAGCGAACAAATGAACTCCCTCGTTCCAAGAGAGAAAGGCGACTTTCTAACTCTTGGAGCTTTTATCAATTGCGTCAGTTTTTGGAATATAAAGGCGTAAAATTTGGGGTAAAAATAGTATTTGTTGACCCTCGGTATACAAGTAAAACTTGTTCTTGTTGTCATGTGATTAGCGATAGAAAGGGTAAGAATTTTAGCTGCATAAACCTGAATTGCCAGTTACAAATTGATGCTGATTTGAACGGAGCTAGGAATATAAAAACTTTGGGGGTTCTTGTAAACAACCCTAGAGGTTCCGAGATAATGACTTGCTCATTGCAAGATGTTATCTTGAGGACTGCTGAAAGCCCTGCCTTCAGCGCAAGCAAGGCAGGGTAGTTTACATGAAGCGCTTTTTTCAAGTACCGAGCAACGCAGCGAACATAACTTTATCCTAAACGGCAGCAAATTCATCGCTCCATTATCAGTTGCTTGACTCAGGTCTTGTTGAGAATGGTGCAAGATGTGAGTTGAGCTATTAACTTAACTCCTTTTCCCTAAAAAATTGATTTTCTCCCTACAGGCTCACCATATTTGATAGAATACCGAAGCCAAGTCGGTTTT comes from the Leptolyngbyaceae cyanobacterium genome and includes:
- a CDS encoding SH3 domain-containing protein; its protein translation is MNLINKKQFVFLGAISCLLLSFSLPIKADVGDPNGINNQPETGWSLWQRWPKINDVDFEIGLSNMDLGGMMDFENACFGEVGTDNTEKKKAETYWFRVNDNIDRYGMGEVKVGCWENDQFKHTITVTAIKKYLSWEDVYCRRVQTRDRNGLVIRSQPNINARSLRRLRNGQTVEISNVPPNITTENNRNWVEVRTPVEGWISNGMVGGEENLKFCRQR
- the hypE gene encoding hydrogenase expression/formation protein HypE, which translates into the protein MEKDTEFSLNCPIPIQQYPNILLAHGGGGKLMHQLIEKMFVSTFGTPKNIQHDAAALTLSANKIAFTTDSYVVRPLFFPGGDIGSLAIHGTVNDLAMAGANPLYLSVGFILEEGLPMETLWQVVRSMQQAAKIANVQIITGDTKVVDKGKGDGIFINTAGIGIIEHSQTISPQSVQPGDVLILNGDIGRHGIAIMAVREGLEFETTIESDSAPLADLVMKLIESGVEIHCMRDLTRGGLASTLNEIALARNIGISINESAIPVREDVQGACEILGFDPLYVANEGRFIAFVPASYIEKALTVMRSHPLGSEAAVIGRVTEDNSSLVTMQSKIGATRIIDMLSGEQLPRIC
- a CDS encoding diguanylate cyclase; this encodes MRNSLPFALPQAIEQHPLTVTPDTPATQAIALMSQTKSSCVLIVAPQQGEGKVFGKLLGIFTERDVVRVTAANLPLEQMAIGEVMTKQPFSIIEPQTHDTLNLLKLFRKHLFRHLPIVDDQGNLVGSISHQSIREVLKPADWMRLRRVSEVMTAEVIHASLSASVLEITQKMAQKRVSCIVIAKEPQTAPQTANNSEEFPLASLIPVGIITERDIVQFRALGLDLQHTKAEMVMSSPLLPIRPTDSLIVAHELMRKHRIRRLVVLEEGEKLLGLITQTSLLQALDPIEVDASIAALQRVIEERTTELVQTNQRLEIEIQERQQTESALRLSEARLAGILNIADDGIISIDEQMQVELFNQGAEKMFGYSAAEVLQQPIDMLLPSGFTKAHRQHIVSLCESADRTKNEAGRPIVWLRRKDRREFPAEASISKLVVKDEKVWTIILRDITNRVQAEEALRHQMSRERLMAKIALRIRQSLDIDTILNTTVAEVRQFLACDRVIVYRFQPDWSGVVAVESVGPGWVPILGTVVQDLCFKENYLERYERGRTEAIEDIYTSNINQCRIDLLSPFQVRANLVVPILKENRTTSEQLKVGLSDNSGTGLSNTLNSSSLLTPAQSTSPLWGLLGAHQCSRARRWQDWEIDLLKQLATQVAIAIQQGELYQQLLAANQQLVQLASLDGLTQLANRRRFDEYLNSEWRRLLREKQPISLILCDVDFFKAYNDAYGHLAGDFCLQQVANGIRQAVKRPADLVARYGGEEFAVILPNTPFAGAIHVAEQIRSQITDLRINHPQSLVSQYITLSLGVATTIPEDYQSSPDRLIGVADRSLYQAKARGRNTYAAENF
- a CDS encoding adenylate/guanylate cyclase domain-containing protein, with translation MAAKSLIWPLKRYFWDRSPWVTGTVATLFSLGMWYLGGWEPLERVGYNALFKIREFGLLPQQDWDRRIAVIAIDEASLNKYGQFPWQRDLYIPFLEVLTKSNPAAIGFDIKFVDPSPEDAEFAKAIEENGTVVLPRAWDDKGNALVPVPQLSEVATNQGQISRQVDRDGITRKAPIWVNGPADSIGGLGLAMIEVYNLYHPNNPVNLPQPIKTEPLQNVWINWPGKVKVSSTDPQQTSPKTYSFVAVAEGKINPNDLAGKFILVGFTATALQDPLQTPYNIEPPTSGVYFHAAVIDNLLNQRLLQKLPIGGEIGIIILLGSTATWLLFKRDLQGRIAIILLLPIAWLAIAVGAFTFYQWWIPIAAPIGTIMLAGVGVQLREQYEKQQLMSLFEKHVAPETASLIWERKEEIIEDGKLQAQELIATVLFMDIRSFTTISEQLQPRHLLGWLNQYLDTMTNCIMDHGGVVDKYIGDAIMAVFGVPFPRTKPEEIQQDAMNAIAASLAMHERLKQLNQRLKAAGKPEIQFGIGIHTGLLIAGSVGGSRRLNYSVLGDTVNIAARLEAMNKELTADKPYKILLTNETFDYVSDRYHGQQVTTIQLRGRKQDTMIYTIVGKK
- a CDS encoding FecR family protein — encoded protein: MNTLTHLFRTPRRKILSLLLIAGILIVTAIPVWAGGAPSQSPRSGQSQQPYLVVTEMSGEVFYEYQPGLKAQERRAKVGDRLTKSGEGIRTGSGSRATLAVDRGIGSTQLSENTDLRVKNLNTSRNGATNTQLAMNRGRVRAKVRSFNNPRSNFSIQTPTGVAGVRGTEFIVIVLPNGETRISTLDGAVAVSAQNQTQEVRSGYSSTIVPGNSPTPPALTNANLRVSLELLPAPDTGKVRVSGVVNPINSVSLDEQILDLDTFGQFNTVVSLPADGRLRLIVRNPFGEEQLYELIAPGGN